Proteins co-encoded in one Papaver somniferum cultivar HN1 chromosome 5, ASM357369v1, whole genome shotgun sequence genomic window:
- the LOC113278693 gene encoding putative SWI/SNF-related matrix-associated actin-dependent regulator of chromatin subfamily A member 3-like 1: MGLGKTLTLLSLISTDFCAPLESLSDNLRKEEEDDELTLSLSTKKRKYSREIVDSSHTKKVQKIVDFNNLFPDEEEDEITPKRWWVARRKTLIICPQSHLSDWTKQLDQHRKPGILRALTYAPDWRKPGRNINSDNENFQNYEVVLTTDETLVHQSLVPFKDIEWHRVILDEAHLIYTKENYRRAASALKFRLESVPFLKSKIVWLVTGMPILNGSYILPFAMDLLKFAPFSDAKYWQVLVQKLLDKGYKNGISRLQDLTSNICLRRLKEDGKVKLMPKTVETCFVDFSDEEREEYAQVEADSQNVIRNYMNHGRIVGNHASMLGIIQRLRQLCNHSASCPTETLPAYTIEDVTRNPKLLQKMVSTLQDEDCFDCPICISPLCNATITSCAHVFCEKCILKYLLTKQKKKKTPCCPMCRHPLSKTDLFSGSPENHNGFAISTSGGSGTTIYSSKVSALLNLLVASKNENMSTKSVVFSQFRKMLILLEEPLKAAGFEVVRLDDHMKSTKKRNKLVDEFENMNSENSHIVLLADHKASNTCMNLTFATRAYLLEPWCNPIIEDQAINRLHRIGRQQEIKITRLITKNSIEERIMQLHEWKKNFRSESSAENMDKRQIHREEFRILMAL, translated from the exons ATGGGTTTGGGTAAGACGCTTACTTTACTCTCTCTTATTTCAACTGATTTCTGTGCACCATTAGAATCATTAAGCGacaatctaagaaaagaagaagaagatgatgaactgACATTGTCTCTTTCTACTAAGAAACGGAAATATAGTAGAGAAATTGTGGATTCTTCACATACTAAGAAAGTTCAGAAAATTGTTGATTTCAACAACTTATTTccggatgaggaggaggatgaaaTCACCCCTAAACGGTGGTGGGTGGCTAGAAGAAAAACATTGATCATCTGCCCACAGTCACATCTTTCagactggacaaaacaattagaCCAACACAGAAAACCCGGTATCCTGAGAGCATTAACTTATGCTCCAGATTGGCGTAAACCAGGCCGAAATATTAATAGTGACAACGAGAATTTTCAAAACTATGAAGTCGTTTTAACAACAGATGAAACTCTAGTGCATCAGTCTTTGGTTCCTTTCAAGGACATTGAGTGGCACCGAGTTATACTCGACGAGGCGCATCTAATCTACACCAAGGAAAACTATCGCCGAGCTGCCTCGGCGCTTAAGTTTAGGCTCGAGTCTGTTCCGTTTCTTAAATCCAAGATTGTATGGCTAGTTACAGGGATGCCCATCTTGAACGGTTCATATATTTTGCCTTTTGCCATGGACTTGTTAAAATTCGCACCATTTTCTGATGCCAAGTATTGGCAAGTACTCGTCCAAAAGTTGCTTGATAAAGGATACAAGAACGGGATCTCCCGTTTACAG GACTTGACATCAAACATATGTCTGCGAAGATTAAAAGAAGATGGCAAGGTTAAATTAATGCCCAAAACTGTAGAAACATGTTTTGTGGATTTCTCTGATGAAGAACGAGAGGAATATGCCCAAGTGGAAGCAGATTCCCAGAATGTGATTCGGAATTACATGAATCACGGCCGTATAGTGGGTAACCATGCAAGTATGCTTGGTATCATTCAACGGCTTCGTCAACTCTGTAATCATTCTGCCTCATGTCCTACAGAAACTCTTCCGGCCTACACTATTGAAG ATGTAACCAGGAACCCAAAATTGCTGCAGAAAATGGTGTCAACTCTACAAGATGAAGACTGCTTTGACTGCCCGATTTGCATTTCTCCTCTATGCAACGCGACCATCACTTCATGCGCTCATGTCTTTTGCGAAAAATGTATCTTGAAATACCTGCTCActaagcaaaagaagaagaaaactccttGTTGTCCTATGTGCCGTCACCCTCTTTCTAAAACAGACCTCTTCTCAGGATCACCAGAAAACCATAATGGTTTTGCAATCTCAACCTCTGGTGGAAGTGGTACTACTATCTACTCCTCCAAAGTGTCGGCACTGTTAAATTTGTTGGTGGCCTCCAAGAATGAAAATATGTCGACAAAGTCTGTGGTGTTCTCACAATTCAGAAAGATGTTGATCTTGCTAGAAGAGCCACTGAAGGCTGCTGGTTTTGAAGTAGTGAGATTGGACGATCACATGAAGAGTACCAAAAAGAGGAATAAGCTGGTAGATGAGTTTGAAAACATGAATTCGGAAAATTCGCACATTGTTCTTCTGGCAGATCATAAAGCTTCCAATACGTGCATGAATCTGACATTCGCAACAAGGGCATACCTGTTGGAGCCATGGTGTAACCCGATTATTGAAGATCAAGCAATAAATCGGCTACATCGGATTGGACGGCAACAAGAAATAAAGATTACAAGGCTAATTACTAAAAATAGCATCGAGGAGAGGATAATGCAATTGCATGagtggaagaagaattttagaagtGAAAGTTCTGCTGAGAATATGGATAAAAGGCAAATCCACCGAGAAGAATTTCGCATTCTGATGGCATTGTGA